From the Lolium rigidum isolate FL_2022 chromosome 2, APGP_CSIRO_Lrig_0.1, whole genome shotgun sequence genome, one window contains:
- the LOC124689171 gene encoding RHOMBOID-like protein 12, mitochondrial — protein sequence MAAMRRLQPVLAQQAALRRALHSRRLHSPFPLAAASASPLAPAAHSPSPTPSLLPRSTGSLLPASAGAVVAAARSDTARNAGSLEEPLSLQLSRASGCFASSSSTLLHGVAAPWAHWTTTPADDMVLMLAGANVAVYGLWLLADPNFGLGPSVISLDNFKSLRLHTLLTCAFSHKDPNHIGHNMMGLYFFGSSIAHTFGPDFLLKLYVQGALLGSAFYLTEMAFLAPQKQGFGGWNTPALGASAAVNATVLLYIFLYPTNILYLHFIIPLPAALVGAYLIGADLRRVKKGNSHVAGSAHLGGAVVAALVFAEMKGWI from the exons ATGGCGGCCATGCGGCGGCTCCAGCCCGTCCTCGCGCAGCAAGCCGCCCTCCGCCGTGCCCTCCACAGCCGCCGCCTCCACTCCCCCTTCCCCCtcgctgccgcctccgcctccccgcTCGCACCCGCCGCGCACTCCCCCTCCCCGACGCCCAGcctcctgccccgcagcaccggcTCGCTCCTGCCGGCGAGCGCCGGTGCCGTCGTGGCGGCCGCCCGGAGCGACACCGCGCGCAACGCTGGGTCCCTCGAAGAGCCGCTCTCTCTGCAGCTAAGCAGGGCCTCGGGCTGCTTCGCCTCGTCATCGTCGACGTTGCTCCACGGCGTCGCCGCGCCATG GGCGCACTGGACAACAACCCCGGCCGATGACATGGTGCTGATGCTCGCCGGCGCCAATGTGGCCGTCTACGGGCTCTGGCTCCTGGCGGATCCCAATTTCGGGCTGGGTCCTTCCGTG ATTTCGCTGGACAATTTCAAGAGCTTGCGGTTGCACACACTCCTCACCTGCGCTTTCAGCCACAAAGATCCCAACCACATCGGCCATAACATGATGGGCCTCTACTTCTTCGGTTCAAGC ATTGCCCACACATTTGGTCCTGATTTTCTTTTAAAGTTGTACGTACAAGGAGCACTTCTTGGATCTGCATTCTACTTGACAGAAATGGCTTTTCTAGCGCCACAGAAACAG GGTTTTGGAGGATGGAACACTCCAGCGCTT GGTGCGAGTGCTGCAGTTAATGCAACTGTCCTTCTCTACATTTTTCTGTATCCCACCAATATACTATACTTACACTTCATCATTCCTCTTCCAGCTGCATTAGTG GGAGCTTATTTGATTGGTGCTGATCTCCGGAGGGTGAAGAAG GGCAACAGTCACGTGGCAGGTTCTGCTCATCTAGGGGGTGCTGTTGTTGCCGCGCTTGTATTCGCTGAAATGAAGGGCTGGATCTGA